A single genomic interval of Marmota flaviventris isolate mMarFla1 chromosome 14, mMarFla1.hap1, whole genome shotgun sequence harbors:
- the Gemin6 gene encoding gem-associated protein 6, which yields MSEWMKKSPLEWQDYVYKEVRVIASEKKEYKGWLLTTDPVSANIVLVNFLEDGSLSVTGIMGHSVQTVEIVNEGDHGVREKLMHLFMSGDCKAYSPEDLEERKNSLKKWLEKNHIPITEQGDSRRTLCVAGVLTIDPPYGPENCSSSNEIILSRVQDLIQGHLVASQ from the exons AtgagtgaatggatgaagaaaagcCCCTTAGAATGGCAAGACTACGTTTACAAAGAAGTCAGAGTGATAGCCAGTGAGAAGAAGGAGTATAAAGGATGGCTTTTAACTACAGATCCAGTCTCTGCCAA tattGTCCTTGTGAACTTCCTTGAAGATGGCAGCTTGTCTGTGACTGGAATTATGGGACATTCTGTGCAAACTGTTGAAATTGTGAATGAAGGGGACCATGGAGTAAGAGAGAAACTGATGCATTTGTTCATGTCTGGAGACTGTAAAGCTTACAGCCCTGAAGAtctggaagagagaaagaatagcCTAAAGAAGTGGCTTGAGAAGAATCACATCCCCATCACTGAACAGGGAGATTCACGAAGGACTCTctgtgtggctggggtcttgACTATAGATCCACCATATGGTCCAGAAAATTGTAGCAGCTCTAATGAGATTATTCTGTCCCGGGTTCAGGATCTTATTCAAGGACATCTTGTAGCTTCCCAGTGA